The Gammaproteobacteria bacterium genome includes a window with the following:
- the rpsL gene encoding 30S ribosomal protein S12 → MATINQLVRKPRKTKKAKTNVPALEASPQKRGVCTRVYTTTPKKPNSAMRKVARVRLTNGYEVSSYIGGEGHNLQEHSVVLIRGGRVKDLPGVRYHTVRGSLDTQGVQNRKQARSKYGAKRPKA, encoded by the coding sequence ATGGCAACGATCAATCAGCTGGTTCGCAAGCCTCGCAAGACCAAAAAGGCCAAGACCAACGTGCCCGCGCTGGAGGCCAGTCCCCAGAAGCGCGGCGTGTGTACGCGCGTGTATACGACCACTCCGAAGAAGCCGAATTCGGCGATGCGGAAGGTTGCGCGTGTGCGTCTGACCAACGGTTACGAGGTTTCCAGCTACATCGGCGGTGAAGGTCATAACCTCCAGGAGCACTCGGTGGTGCTGATCCGCGGCGGTCGTGTGAAGGATCTGCCGGGTGTGCGTTATCACACCGTGCGCGGCAGTCTGGACACGCAGGGCGTGCAGAACCGCAAGCAGGCTCGTTCCAAGTACGGCGCCAAGCGCCCGAAGGCCTGA
- the rpsG gene encoding 30S ribosomal protein S7 produces the protein MPRKREIAKRQVLPDPKFGSDLLAKFINTIMRSGKKSVAENIVYDALDQIGEKKGDGMQVLDQALENVRPMVEVKSRRVGGATYQVPVEVRSSRQNALAMRWIVEAARKRGEKSMALKLAGELMDAAESRGTAVKKREDTHRMAEANKAFAHFRW, from the coding sequence ATGCCTAGAAAGAGAGAAATCGCCAAGCGTCAGGTGCTGCCCGATCCCAAGTTCGGGAGCGATCTGCTGGCCAAGTTCATCAATACCATCATGCGCAGCGGCAAGAAGTCCGTGGCCGAAAACATCGTCTACGATGCCCTGGACCAGATCGGCGAAAAGAAGGGTGACGGCATGCAGGTCCTGGATCAGGCCCTGGAGAACGTGCGCCCCATGGTCGAGGTCAAGTCGCGTCGTGTCGGCGGTGCCACCTACCAGGTGCCGGTCGAGGTCCGTTCCTCGCGCCAGAACGCGCTGGCCATGCGCTGGATTGTCGAAGCCGCCCGCAAGCGCGGTGAGAAATCCATGGCGTTGAAGCTGGCCGGTGAGCTGATGGATGCGGCCGAAAGCCGCGGCACGGCCGTCAAGAAGCGTGAAGACACGCATCGCATGGCGGAGGCCAACAAGGCCTTTGCGCATTTCCGCTGGTAA